In one Spirosoma rigui genomic region, the following are encoded:
- a CDS encoding SDR family NAD(P)-dependent oxidoreductase yields the protein MKLTNSDKNRLKQAYGPWAVVTGASSGIGLELAGLLAEAGLNLVISARGGNTLEQIAQRLIQQHAVDVRVVAADLAEPAGAQTLIDQTKELPVGLLVASAGYGTSGRFLDTPLADELGMVQVNCVALLALTHHYGRRFSEARGGGIVLLSSIVAFQGVPFSANYAATKAYVQSLAEALARELKPHNVDVLAAAPGPVVSGFGQRANMRMSMALTTAQVGGPILRALGRQTTVFPGFLSKLLVYSLRTVPRWGKIRIMQWVMGGMTIHQR from the coding sequence ATGAAACTCACCAATTCCGACAAAAACCGGCTGAAGCAAGCCTACGGTCCCTGGGCTGTTGTTACGGGGGCCTCCTCGGGAATCGGTCTCGAACTCGCCGGACTTCTGGCCGAAGCGGGACTGAACCTCGTCATCAGCGCCCGGGGCGGCAACACGCTCGAACAGATTGCGCAGCGACTGATCCAGCAGCATGCTGTCGACGTTCGGGTTGTTGCGGCCGATCTGGCCGAACCCGCCGGGGCGCAGACACTAATTGACCAGACCAAGGAGCTGCCGGTCGGGCTGCTGGTGGCCTCGGCGGGGTACGGAACATCGGGGCGGTTTCTCGATACACCACTGGCCGACGAACTCGGCATGGTACAGGTAAACTGCGTGGCCCTGCTGGCTCTGACCCACCACTACGGTCGACGGTTTTCCGAAGCCCGGGGTGGGGGTATCGTTCTGCTAAGCTCAATAGTTGCGTTTCAGGGCGTTCCCTTCTCGGCTAACTACGCGGCAACCAAAGCGTACGTACAGTCGCTGGCCGAAGCCCTGGCCCGCGAGTTAAAGCCCCATAATGTCGATGTGCTGGCGGCAGCTCCCGGTCCGGTCGTCAGCGGTTTTGGGCAGCGGGCCAACATGCGAATGAGCATGGCGCTGACGACCGCGCAGGTTGGTGGGCCAATACTGCGGGCGCTGGGCAGGCAGACAACGGTATTCCCTGGCTTTTTAAGTAAACTCCTGGTCTATTCGCTCCGGACCGTTCCCCGGTGGGGTAAGATTCGCATCATGCAGTGGGTGATGGGCGGGATGACAATTCACCAACGCTAA
- a CDS encoding type 1 glutamine amidotransferase domain-containing protein: MENQQKLQGKKVAALMTEGFEQAEYTEPRKALEAAGATVHLIAPNGGDVKAWDESDWGETFSADLPLDAADPNQYDALLLPGGVMNPDKLRLLPKALQFVKSFFDQKKPVGAICHAPWLLIEAGVVQGRTITSYPSLQTDLRNAGANWVDQEVVTDMGLVTSRKPDDIPAFSRKLVEEVAEGIHDRQRA; the protein is encoded by the coding sequence ATGGAAAATCAACAAAAGTTGCAGGGAAAGAAAGTGGCTGCTCTAATGACCGAAGGTTTTGAGCAGGCTGAATACACCGAGCCACGTAAGGCTCTGGAAGCCGCGGGGGCTACCGTACACCTGATTGCTCCCAACGGTGGTGACGTTAAGGCCTGGGATGAATCAGACTGGGGCGAAACGTTCTCGGCCGATTTACCGCTGGATGCGGCTGATCCCAATCAATACGACGCGCTGCTCCTGCCGGGTGGCGTCATGAACCCCGACAAGCTCCGGCTGCTGCCCAAGGCGCTACAGTTCGTAAAAAGCTTTTTCGACCAGAAAAAACCCGTTGGCGCTATCTGCCATGCACCCTGGCTGTTAATCGAAGCCGGCGTGGTACAGGGGCGTACGATCACATCCTATCCTTCGCTCCAGACCGATTTGCGCAACGCCGGTGCCAACTGGGTCGATCAGGAAGTGGTGACGGACATGGGGCTGGTAACGAGCCGCAAACCCGACGATATTCCTGCTTTCAGCCGCAAGCTGGTTGAGGAAGTTGCCGAAGGTATCCATGACCGCCAGCGGGCATAA
- a CDS encoding PAS domain S-box protein, with protein sequence MTGHQQPTTRTQYRHERPDLDFALQAAGLGVWEFNPTTGLFTWDERCRQLFGLTHDYPLSFEQVSQYIHPDDRHAVDRAMQQAMDAQSTGALDITYRTLGAGDGTLRWVRFTGRAYVDATGSVVRFGGVGQDLTTHIADQQQMQQQASEARFRSLIEEVPVSTCLFVGPDLVIESINDIMLGYWGRDKSVIGKPLASALPELNDQPHLQILQNVYATGEMYEARGVRADLQVDGVQRTYYFDLIHKPLRDANGQVYAIMDLSVDVTERVVAHQKLTESENRFRTMAEGSGILIAMSDETGKSTYLNQAWARFTGRSVDDLMNLGWVDLVHPDDRDTFLMRYQAALARQESFDGEFRIRNREGVYRWLLVNCPARFQRGQDGEADRFTGYISSALDITDRKQAEEALRASEGRLRSVIATAPAGMAVFMGRDLVIELPNQTFINMVGKGPDIAGRALRDVVPELISEQQPYLKILDDVYTTGQMYQSYGSKVSIVRQGVMSHNYYNISFTPLRDETDRLYAILVMTLDVTEQVKAQQALAESEAHLELLRDTVPAMIFYLDADQRYRSCNGVFKEWFGIQGQEAIGKTVREFLGEAAYQAAKPHLDKVYAGQQERYEIHAPSRMSVGRWLSVVYTPHKAATGELLGVIVHATDITPNKQAEISLRNSEARYRALSADLEEQVQQRTRELAAANEELAALNVELTNSNQELISSNLATIAANESLSESNHNLTRSNDNLEKFAYIASHDLQEPLRKIQQFGDLLKTQHAEALGDGITYLERMQTAASRMSRLIKDLLTFSRISTRQEAISSVSLREVIDSALSDLEIRLEETDALVTIDALPVVAGDRTQLEQLFQNLLSNALKFHPKETRPLIAIRYQLITNSDLPPMVKPARKTSRYHRVQVADNGIGFDEKYASRIFQVFQRLHGKNNYAGTGIGLAICEKVVVNHGGAITGTSQPGQGATFTVYLPAYGTDPA encoded by the coding sequence ATGACCGGCCATCAACAGCCTACGACACGTACCCAGTATCGTCACGAACGACCCGACCTCGATTTTGCCCTGCAGGCGGCCGGCCTTGGCGTTTGGGAGTTCAACCCAACTACCGGCCTTTTCACCTGGGATGAGCGCTGCCGACAGTTGTTTGGCCTGACCCACGACTACCCGCTTTCCTTCGAACAAGTCTCCCAGTACATCCACCCCGACGACCGCCATGCCGTTGACCGGGCCATGCAACAGGCTATGGACGCCCAGAGTACAGGAGCCCTCGATATAACGTACCGCACCCTGGGAGCCGGGGACGGAACACTGCGCTGGGTTCGTTTTACGGGACGGGCTTACGTTGATGCTACGGGTTCGGTGGTTCGCTTCGGTGGCGTAGGGCAGGATCTGACTACCCACATAGCCGACCAGCAACAAATGCAGCAACAGGCGAGCGAAGCCCGGTTTCGCTCGCTGATCGAAGAGGTTCCCGTCTCTACCTGTCTGTTCGTCGGGCCCGATCTGGTCATTGAATCCATCAACGATATCATGCTGGGTTACTGGGGCCGCGACAAAAGCGTAATTGGCAAACCACTGGCTTCAGCACTGCCCGAATTAAATGATCAACCCCACCTGCAAATTCTGCAGAATGTGTATGCTACCGGCGAAATGTACGAAGCCCGCGGGGTGCGCGCTGACTTACAGGTAGATGGCGTGCAGCGAACGTATTACTTTGACCTGATTCATAAACCCCTCCGCGACGCTAACGGCCAGGTATATGCCATTATGGACCTGTCCGTCGACGTTACGGAACGGGTAGTGGCGCACCAGAAACTAACCGAAAGTGAAAACCGCTTTCGTACCATGGCCGAAGGGTCGGGTATTCTGATTGCCATGAGCGACGAAACCGGCAAATCGACCTACCTGAATCAGGCCTGGGCCCGGTTTACCGGCCGTTCGGTAGACGATCTGATGAACCTGGGCTGGGTCGACCTGGTACATCCCGACGACCGGGACACCTTTTTGATGCGTTACCAGGCCGCTTTAGCCCGGCAGGAATCGTTCGATGGTGAGTTTCGCATTCGTAACCGGGAGGGTGTATACCGCTGGCTGCTGGTCAACTGCCCCGCCCGCTTCCAGCGGGGTCAGGACGGGGAAGCCGACCGGTTTACGGGCTACATCAGTTCGGCACTGGACATCACCGATCGCAAGCAGGCCGAAGAGGCTCTCAGGGCCAGCGAGGGTCGGTTGCGGTCGGTCATTGCCACCGCCCCGGCGGGAATGGCGGTGTTCATGGGTCGTGATTTAGTCATTGAACTGCCCAACCAAACCTTCATCAACATGGTGGGTAAAGGGCCGGATATTGCGGGTCGGGCCCTTCGGGACGTAGTACCGGAGTTGATCTCGGAGCAACAGCCTTACCTGAAAATCCTGGACGACGTGTATACTACCGGTCAGATGTATCAGAGCTACGGCTCGAAGGTTTCCATCGTCCGGCAGGGGGTCATGTCCCACAACTACTACAACATCAGCTTCACGCCCCTGCGCGATGAAACCGATCGACTGTATGCCATTCTGGTCATGACACTTGACGTTACCGAACAGGTAAAAGCGCAGCAGGCACTCGCCGAGAGCGAAGCACACCTCGAGCTGTTGCGCGATACAGTACCGGCCATGATTTTCTATTTGGACGCCGACCAACGGTACCGCTCCTGCAACGGAGTGTTCAAGGAATGGTTCGGCATCCAGGGACAGGAAGCCATTGGAAAAACCGTTCGGGAATTTCTGGGAGAAGCGGCCTACCAGGCGGCCAAACCGCATCTGGACAAGGTCTACGCCGGGCAGCAGGAGCGCTACGAGATTCACGCACCCTCGCGCATGAGCGTTGGCCGCTGGCTAAGTGTGGTATACACCCCCCACAAGGCCGCAACGGGCGAGCTGCTCGGGGTGATCGTTCACGCTACCGACATCACCCCCAACAAACAGGCAGAAATCAGCCTCCGTAACAGTGAAGCCCGATACCGGGCCCTCTCTGCCGACCTGGAGGAACAGGTGCAGCAGCGCACCCGGGAGTTGGCAGCCGCCAACGAAGAACTGGCGGCCCTGAACGTCGAACTTACCAACAGCAACCAGGAACTGATCAGCAGCAATCTGGCCACCATTGCGGCCAACGAGTCTCTTTCCGAGTCAAATCATAACCTCACCCGCTCGAACGACAACCTCGAAAAGTTTGCCTACATCGCCAGCCATGACCTGCAGGAACCCCTGCGCAAAATCCAGCAGTTTGGCGATCTGCTGAAAACCCAGCACGCCGAAGCCCTCGGCGACGGTATTACGTACCTCGAACGGATGCAGACGGCCGCCAGCCGCATGTCCAGACTGATCAAGGATTTGTTGACCTTCTCGCGGATTTCGACCCGGCAGGAAGCCATTTCATCGGTGTCGCTTCGCGAAGTCATCGATTCGGCCCTGAGTGATCTCGAAATTCGGCTCGAAGAAACCGACGCACTCGTCACCATCGACGCGCTGCCCGTGGTGGCCGGCGACCGCACCCAGCTGGAGCAGCTGTTCCAGAATCTGCTGAGCAACGCCCTTAAATTCCACCCGAAAGAAACAAGGCCCCTTATTGCCATCCGGTACCAGCTGATCACGAACAGTGACCTTCCTCCAATGGTGAAACCCGCCCGTAAGACCAGTCGGTATCATCGCGTGCAGGTGGCCGACAATGGCATTGGCTTCGACGAGAAGTATGCCAGCCGCATTTTTCAGGTCTTCCAGCGGCTGCACGGAAAAAACAACTACGCCGGAACCGGCATCGGCCTGGCCATCTGCGAGAAGGTGGTTGTTAACCACGGCGGAGCTATTACAGGCACAAGCCAGCCCGGCCAGGGGGCTACGTTCACCGTCTACCTGCCCGCCTACGGTACCGATCCGGCCTGA
- a CDS encoding TetR/AcrR family transcriptional regulator: MGIADRKAKEKEELKELILQGALRLFVEKGIEQTTIRNIAESIDYSVGTVYVYFKDKNAILHALHTQGFRQLGGQFGVLRNVINPMERLRAMGNVYIRFALENPAMYDLMFNAKAPMVFLTGEDEEWKEGKTAFEALRTTVGQCMEAGHFAGHQLDPLTFMIWSLVHGMCSLEISHRTQSVDLANVSTIVDQGYTEFLRILDKL, encoded by the coding sequence ATGGGAATTGCCGACCGGAAAGCCAAGGAGAAAGAGGAACTGAAGGAACTGATTCTACAGGGGGCGCTCAGGCTCTTTGTCGAGAAAGGGATCGAGCAGACCACGATCCGCAACATCGCCGAGTCCATCGACTACAGCGTTGGTACTGTTTACGTCTATTTCAAGGATAAAAATGCCATCCTGCACGCTCTGCACACGCAGGGATTCAGGCAGTTAGGAGGACAGTTTGGGGTGCTCAGGAATGTTATCAATCCCATGGAGCGCCTGCGGGCTATGGGTAACGTATACATCCGGTTTGCGCTGGAGAACCCAGCGATGTATGACCTCATGTTCAACGCAAAAGCCCCTATGGTGTTTCTGACCGGCGAAGACGAGGAATGGAAAGAAGGGAAAACTGCCTTTGAAGCCCTCCGGACAACGGTTGGGCAGTGCATGGAAGCCGGCCACTTCGCCGGGCATCAACTGGACCCACTCACGTTTATGATCTGGAGTCTGGTACACGGCATGTGCAGCCTGGAAATCAGCCACCGTACCCAGAGCGTCGACCTGGCAAACGTATCTACCATCGTCGATCAGGGATATACCGAGTTTCTGCGGATACTGGATAAGCTTTGA